From a single Amyelois transitella isolate CPQ chromosome 18, ilAmyTran1.1, whole genome shotgun sequence genomic region:
- the LOC106129954 gene encoding serine/threonine-protein phosphatase 2A 56 kDa regulatory subunit gamma isoform isoform X2 — MPKKEKEAMKTKIDKNKGGDSDSESRPEKPSLASGPPPPAAIVPRSADGPRPPGWNGQPRRHSSSRFNVHNHNQELVKLPPIKDAPAAEREQLFVQKLRQCCLLFDFADEPLSDLKWKEVKRAALLEMVEYVTSQRGVITEAIYPEAVNMFAINLFRTLPPSSNPNGAEFDPEEDEPTLEAAWPHLQLVYELFLRLLESPDFQPNVAKKYIDQKFVLQLLELFDSEDPRERDFLKTTLHRIYGKFLVLRAYIRKQINNVFYRFIYETEHHNGIAELLEILGSIINGFALPLKEEHKMFLLKVLLPLHKVKSLSVYHPQLAYCVVQFLEKDPSLTQPVVRALLKYWPKTHSPKEVMFLNEMEEILDVIEPAEFQKIMDPLFRQLAKCVSSPHFQVAERALYYWNNEYIMSLISDNATHILPIMFPSLYRNTKSHWNKTIHGLVYNALKLFMEMNQKLFDECTQQYKQEKQKERERLAQREEIWQKLESKAALNPAYRSAPSDSVRAAPRDDVAAPAPNELCYQRLEQEALEAKKQGYNANKPLLRKKSELPGDSSTVKALIEHKRADVFLATPPDVNQC, encoded by the exons AGTCGCCCAGAGAAGCCGTCGTTAGCGTCTGGCCCTCCCCCTCCTGCGGCAATCGTCCCCCGTTCAGCAGACGGCCCACGACCACCAGGGTGGAACGGCCAGCCCAGGAGGCATAGCTCGAGCAGATTCAACGTCCACAATCACAATCAGGAACTGGTCAAACTACCGCCTATCAAAG ACGCGCCAGCAGCGGAAAGAGAACAGCTGTTCGTGCAGAAACTGAGACAGTGCTGTTTGCTGTTCGACTTCGCTGACGAGCCGCTGTCGGACCTCAAATGGAAGGAGGTGAAGCGCGCCGCGCTGCTGGAGATGGTGGAGTATGTGACGTCACAGAGGGGCGTCATCACCGAAGCCATATACCCGGAGGCGGTTAACATG TTCGCGATAAACTTATTCCGGACGCTACCGCCTTCTTCAAACCCTAACGGGGCCGAGTTCGACCCTGAGGAGGACGAACCCACGCTGGAGGCGGCGTGGCCACACCTACAGCTGGTCTACGAGCTGTTCCTGAGGCTGCTCGAGTCTCCAGACTTCCAGCCCAACGTCGCTAAGAAGTATATCGACCAGAAGTTTGTATTACAG TTATTAGAGCTATTCGACTCTGAAGACCCGCGGGAGAGAGACTTCCTCAAGACCACATTACACAGGATATACGGAAAATTCTTAGTGTTGCGGGCGTATATTAGGAAACAGatcaataatgtattttatag GTTTATCTACGAGACTGAACACCACAACGGCATCGCGGAGCTCCTGGAGATCCTCGGCTCCATCATCAACGGGTTCGCGTTGCCGCTCAAAGAGGAGCATAAGATGTTCCTTTTGAAG GTATTATTACCACTACACAAAGTGAAATCGCTGTCGGTGTACCACCCCCAGCTGGCGTACTGCGTCGTTCAGTTCCTGGAGAAGGATCCGTCGCTCACGCAACCTGTAGTTAG ggcattattaaaatactggCCGAAGACGCATTCGCCGAAAGAGGTGATGTTCCTGAACGAGATGGAGGAGATACTGGACGTGATCGAGCCGGCCGAGTTCCAGAAGATCATGGACCCGTTGTTCAGGCAGCTGGCCAAGTGCGTCTCCAGTCCGCACTTTCAG GTGGCAGAACGCGCTCTATACTACTGGAACAACGAGTACATAATGTCTTTAATATCGGACAACGCGACTCACATCCTGCCCATAATGTTCCCGTCCCTGTACCGGAACACCAAGAGCCACTGGAACAAGACGATACACGGGCTGGTGTACAACGCGCTGAAGCTGTTCATGGAGATGAACCAGAAGCTGTTCGACGAGTGCACGCAGCAGTACAAGCAGGAGAAACAGAA agaaAGGGAGCGGCTCGCCCAAAGGGAGGAGATCTGGCAGAAGTTGGAGAGCAAGGCGGCTCTGAACCCCGCGTACCGCAGCGCGCCGTCCGACTCTGTCCGCGCCGCTCCCCGCGACGACGTGGCCGCGCCCGCGCCTAACGAGCTCTGCTACCAGAGGCTGGAGCAGGAAGCTTTAGAG GCGAAAAAGCAAGGCTACAACGCGAACAAGCCACTCCTCCGCAAGAAGTCTGAGCTGCCAGGCGACAGCAGCACGGTGAAGGCTCTGATCGAGCACAAGCGGGCGGACGTGTTCCTCGCCACGCCGCCGGACGTCAACCAGTGCTAG
- the LOC106129954 gene encoding serine/threonine-protein phosphatase 2A 56 kDa regulatory subunit gamma isoform isoform X3 has protein sequence MWNLVDNKLGSILWLVQSRPEKPSLASGPPPPAAIVPRSADGPRPPGWNGQPRRHSSSRFNVHNHNQELVKLPPIKDAPAAEREQLFVQKLRQCCLLFDFADEPLSDLKWKEVKRAALLEMVEYVTSQRGVITEAIYPEAVNMFAINLFRTLPPSSNPNGAEFDPEEDEPTLEAAWPHLQLVYELFLRLLESPDFQPNVAKKYIDQKFVLQLLELFDSEDPRERDFLKTTLHRIYGKFLVLRAYIRKQINNVFYRFIYETEHHNGIAELLEILGSIINGFALPLKEEHKMFLLKVLLPLHKVKSLSVYHPQLAYCVVQFLEKDPSLTQPVVRALLKYWPKTHSPKEVMFLNEMEEILDVIEPAEFQKIMDPLFRQLAKCVSSPHFQVAERALYYWNNEYIMSLISDNATHILPIMFPSLYRNTKSHWNKTIHGLVYNALKLFMEMNQKLFDECTQQYKQEKQKERERLAQREEIWQKLESKAALNPAYRSAPSDSVRAAPRDDVAAPAPNELCYQRLEQEALEAKKQGYNANKPLLRKKSELPGDSSTVKALIEHKRADVFLATPPDVNQC, from the exons AGTCGCCCAGAGAAGCCGTCGTTAGCGTCTGGCCCTCCCCCTCCTGCGGCAATCGTCCCCCGTTCAGCAGACGGCCCACGACCACCAGGGTGGAACGGCCAGCCCAGGAGGCATAGCTCGAGCAGATTCAACGTCCACAATCACAATCAGGAACTGGTCAAACTACCGCCTATCAAAG ACGCGCCAGCAGCGGAAAGAGAACAGCTGTTCGTGCAGAAACTGAGACAGTGCTGTTTGCTGTTCGACTTCGCTGACGAGCCGCTGTCGGACCTCAAATGGAAGGAGGTGAAGCGCGCCGCGCTGCTGGAGATGGTGGAGTATGTGACGTCACAGAGGGGCGTCATCACCGAAGCCATATACCCGGAGGCGGTTAACATG TTCGCGATAAACTTATTCCGGACGCTACCGCCTTCTTCAAACCCTAACGGGGCCGAGTTCGACCCTGAGGAGGACGAACCCACGCTGGAGGCGGCGTGGCCACACCTACAGCTGGTCTACGAGCTGTTCCTGAGGCTGCTCGAGTCTCCAGACTTCCAGCCCAACGTCGCTAAGAAGTATATCGACCAGAAGTTTGTATTACAG TTATTAGAGCTATTCGACTCTGAAGACCCGCGGGAGAGAGACTTCCTCAAGACCACATTACACAGGATATACGGAAAATTCTTAGTGTTGCGGGCGTATATTAGGAAACAGatcaataatgtattttatag GTTTATCTACGAGACTGAACACCACAACGGCATCGCGGAGCTCCTGGAGATCCTCGGCTCCATCATCAACGGGTTCGCGTTGCCGCTCAAAGAGGAGCATAAGATGTTCCTTTTGAAG GTATTATTACCACTACACAAAGTGAAATCGCTGTCGGTGTACCACCCCCAGCTGGCGTACTGCGTCGTTCAGTTCCTGGAGAAGGATCCGTCGCTCACGCAACCTGTAGTTAG ggcattattaaaatactggCCGAAGACGCATTCGCCGAAAGAGGTGATGTTCCTGAACGAGATGGAGGAGATACTGGACGTGATCGAGCCGGCCGAGTTCCAGAAGATCATGGACCCGTTGTTCAGGCAGCTGGCCAAGTGCGTCTCCAGTCCGCACTTTCAG GTGGCAGAACGCGCTCTATACTACTGGAACAACGAGTACATAATGTCTTTAATATCGGACAACGCGACTCACATCCTGCCCATAATGTTCCCGTCCCTGTACCGGAACACCAAGAGCCACTGGAACAAGACGATACACGGGCTGGTGTACAACGCGCTGAAGCTGTTCATGGAGATGAACCAGAAGCTGTTCGACGAGTGCACGCAGCAGTACAAGCAGGAGAAACAGAA agaaAGGGAGCGGCTCGCCCAAAGGGAGGAGATCTGGCAGAAGTTGGAGAGCAAGGCGGCTCTGAACCCCGCGTACCGCAGCGCGCCGTCCGACTCTGTCCGCGCCGCTCCCCGCGACGACGTGGCCGCGCCCGCGCCTAACGAGCTCTGCTACCAGAGGCTGGAGCAGGAAGCTTTAGAG GCGAAAAAGCAAGGCTACAACGCGAACAAGCCACTCCTCCGCAAGAAGTCTGAGCTGCCAGGCGACAGCAGCACGGTGAAGGCTCTGATCGAGCACAAGCGGGCGGACGTGTTCCTCGCCACGCCGCCGGACGTCAACCAGTGCTAG
- the LOC106129954 gene encoding serine/threonine-protein phosphatase 2A 56 kDa regulatory subunit gamma isoform isoform X1, whose amino-acid sequence MFVSAASPQGRSLSTMFRRGNHSPSPPPPATSRPEKPSLASGPPPPAAIVPRSADGPRPPGWNGQPRRHSSSRFNVHNHNQELVKLPPIKDAPAAEREQLFVQKLRQCCLLFDFADEPLSDLKWKEVKRAALLEMVEYVTSQRGVITEAIYPEAVNMFAINLFRTLPPSSNPNGAEFDPEEDEPTLEAAWPHLQLVYELFLRLLESPDFQPNVAKKYIDQKFVLQLLELFDSEDPRERDFLKTTLHRIYGKFLVLRAYIRKQINNVFYRFIYETEHHNGIAELLEILGSIINGFALPLKEEHKMFLLKVLLPLHKVKSLSVYHPQLAYCVVQFLEKDPSLTQPVVRALLKYWPKTHSPKEVMFLNEMEEILDVIEPAEFQKIMDPLFRQLAKCVSSPHFQVAERALYYWNNEYIMSLISDNATHILPIMFPSLYRNTKSHWNKTIHGLVYNALKLFMEMNQKLFDECTQQYKQEKQKERERLAQREEIWQKLESKAALNPAYRSAPSDSVRAAPRDDVAAPAPNELCYQRLEQEALEAKKQGYNANKPLLRKKSELPGDSSTVKALIEHKRADVFLATPPDVNQC is encoded by the exons AGTCGCCCAGAGAAGCCGTCGTTAGCGTCTGGCCCTCCCCCTCCTGCGGCAATCGTCCCCCGTTCAGCAGACGGCCCACGACCACCAGGGTGGAACGGCCAGCCCAGGAGGCATAGCTCGAGCAGATTCAACGTCCACAATCACAATCAGGAACTGGTCAAACTACCGCCTATCAAAG ACGCGCCAGCAGCGGAAAGAGAACAGCTGTTCGTGCAGAAACTGAGACAGTGCTGTTTGCTGTTCGACTTCGCTGACGAGCCGCTGTCGGACCTCAAATGGAAGGAGGTGAAGCGCGCCGCGCTGCTGGAGATGGTGGAGTATGTGACGTCACAGAGGGGCGTCATCACCGAAGCCATATACCCGGAGGCGGTTAACATG TTCGCGATAAACTTATTCCGGACGCTACCGCCTTCTTCAAACCCTAACGGGGCCGAGTTCGACCCTGAGGAGGACGAACCCACGCTGGAGGCGGCGTGGCCACACCTACAGCTGGTCTACGAGCTGTTCCTGAGGCTGCTCGAGTCTCCAGACTTCCAGCCCAACGTCGCTAAGAAGTATATCGACCAGAAGTTTGTATTACAG TTATTAGAGCTATTCGACTCTGAAGACCCGCGGGAGAGAGACTTCCTCAAGACCACATTACACAGGATATACGGAAAATTCTTAGTGTTGCGGGCGTATATTAGGAAACAGatcaataatgtattttatag GTTTATCTACGAGACTGAACACCACAACGGCATCGCGGAGCTCCTGGAGATCCTCGGCTCCATCATCAACGGGTTCGCGTTGCCGCTCAAAGAGGAGCATAAGATGTTCCTTTTGAAG GTATTATTACCACTACACAAAGTGAAATCGCTGTCGGTGTACCACCCCCAGCTGGCGTACTGCGTCGTTCAGTTCCTGGAGAAGGATCCGTCGCTCACGCAACCTGTAGTTAG ggcattattaaaatactggCCGAAGACGCATTCGCCGAAAGAGGTGATGTTCCTGAACGAGATGGAGGAGATACTGGACGTGATCGAGCCGGCCGAGTTCCAGAAGATCATGGACCCGTTGTTCAGGCAGCTGGCCAAGTGCGTCTCCAGTCCGCACTTTCAG GTGGCAGAACGCGCTCTATACTACTGGAACAACGAGTACATAATGTCTTTAATATCGGACAACGCGACTCACATCCTGCCCATAATGTTCCCGTCCCTGTACCGGAACACCAAGAGCCACTGGAACAAGACGATACACGGGCTGGTGTACAACGCGCTGAAGCTGTTCATGGAGATGAACCAGAAGCTGTTCGACGAGTGCACGCAGCAGTACAAGCAGGAGAAACAGAA agaaAGGGAGCGGCTCGCCCAAAGGGAGGAGATCTGGCAGAAGTTGGAGAGCAAGGCGGCTCTGAACCCCGCGTACCGCAGCGCGCCGTCCGACTCTGTCCGCGCCGCTCCCCGCGACGACGTGGCCGCGCCCGCGCCTAACGAGCTCTGCTACCAGAGGCTGGAGCAGGAAGCTTTAGAG GCGAAAAAGCAAGGCTACAACGCGAACAAGCCACTCCTCCGCAAGAAGTCTGAGCTGCCAGGCGACAGCAGCACGGTGAAGGCTCTGATCGAGCACAAGCGGGCGGACGTGTTCCTCGCCACGCCGCCGGACGTCAACCAGTGCTAG
- the LOC106129954 gene encoding serine/threonine-protein phosphatase 2A 56 kDa regulatory subunit gamma isoform isoform X4 codes for MVHAGPAARAPSRAMFAAAESKPRRAVSPLGIPKSPSFHSGLDLVANQATTKRSESVSDVARAFRFALFAGTGMEGQGPPQKAPSPPDARSPPPPTAAAAVSPERPTQIPNTDKESLMVQLPLLKDAPAAEREQLFVQKLRQCCLLFDFADEPLSDLKWKEVKRAALLEMVEYVTSQRGVITEAIYPEAVNMFAINLFRTLPPSSNPNGAEFDPEEDEPTLEAAWPHLQLVYELFLRLLESPDFQPNVAKKYIDQKFVLQLLELFDSEDPRERDFLKTTLHRIYGKFLVLRAYIRKQINNVFYRFIYETEHHNGIAELLEILGSIINGFALPLKEEHKMFLLKVLLPLHKVKSLSVYHPQLAYCVVQFLEKDPSLTQPVVRALLKYWPKTHSPKEVMFLNEMEEILDVIEPAEFQKIMDPLFRQLAKCVSSPHFQVAERALYYWNNEYIMSLISDNATHILPIMFPSLYRNTKSHWNKTIHGLVYNALKLFMEMNQKLFDECTQQYKQEKQK; via the exons ATGGTCCACGCCGGGCCGGCCGCGCGCGCGCCCTCTCGCGCGATGTTCGCCGCCGCTGAGAGCAAGCCGCGTCGTGCTGTCTCGCCGCTCGGAATACCCAAGTCTCCTTCGTTCCACTCGGGTCTCGATCTCGTCGCGAACCAGGCGACCACAAAGCGCTCGGAGAGTGTTTCGGACGTTGCGCGTGCATTCCGTTTCGCGCTTTTCGCCGGTACCGGCATGGAGGGCCAGGGTCCGCCGCAGAAGGCGCCGTCGCCGCCGGACGCGCGCAGCCCGCCGCCCCCCACCGCTGCCGCAGCTGTCTCGCCTGAGCGCCCTACGCAGATCCCCAATACTGATAAAGAGAGTTTGATGGTTCAACTGCCCTTACTAAAAG ACGCGCCAGCAGCGGAAAGAGAACAGCTGTTCGTGCAGAAACTGAGACAGTGCTGTTTGCTGTTCGACTTCGCTGACGAGCCGCTGTCGGACCTCAAATGGAAGGAGGTGAAGCGCGCCGCGCTGCTGGAGATGGTGGAGTATGTGACGTCACAGAGGGGCGTCATCACCGAAGCCATATACCCGGAGGCGGTTAACATG TTCGCGATAAACTTATTCCGGACGCTACCGCCTTCTTCAAACCCTAACGGGGCCGAGTTCGACCCTGAGGAGGACGAACCCACGCTGGAGGCGGCGTGGCCACACCTACAGCTGGTCTACGAGCTGTTCCTGAGGCTGCTCGAGTCTCCAGACTTCCAGCCCAACGTCGCTAAGAAGTATATCGACCAGAAGTTTGTATTACAG TTATTAGAGCTATTCGACTCTGAAGACCCGCGGGAGAGAGACTTCCTCAAGACCACATTACACAGGATATACGGAAAATTCTTAGTGTTGCGGGCGTATATTAGGAAACAGatcaataatgtattttatag GTTTATCTACGAGACTGAACACCACAACGGCATCGCGGAGCTCCTGGAGATCCTCGGCTCCATCATCAACGGGTTCGCGTTGCCGCTCAAAGAGGAGCATAAGATGTTCCTTTTGAAG GTATTATTACCACTACACAAAGTGAAATCGCTGTCGGTGTACCACCCCCAGCTGGCGTACTGCGTCGTTCAGTTCCTGGAGAAGGATCCGTCGCTCACGCAACCTGTAGTTAG ggcattattaaaatactggCCGAAGACGCATTCGCCGAAAGAGGTGATGTTCCTGAACGAGATGGAGGAGATACTGGACGTGATCGAGCCGGCCGAGTTCCAGAAGATCATGGACCCGTTGTTCAGGCAGCTGGCCAAGTGCGTCTCCAGTCCGCACTTTCAG GTGGCAGAACGCGCTCTATACTACTGGAACAACGAGTACATAATGTCTTTAATATCGGACAACGCGACTCACATCCTGCCCATAATGTTCCCGTCCCTGTACCGGAACACCAAGAGCCACTGGAACAAGACGATACACGGGCTGGTGTACAACGCGCTGAAGCTGTTCATGGAGATGAACCAGAAGCTGTTCGACGAGTGCACGCAGCAGTACAAGCAGGAGAAACAGAAGTAA